In Anomalospiza imberbis isolate Cuckoo-Finch-1a 21T00152 chromosome 10, ASM3175350v1, whole genome shotgun sequence, the following proteins share a genomic window:
- the EIF4E2 gene encoding eukaryotic translation initiation factor 4E type 2 isoform X2 codes for MNNKFDALKDDDSGDHDQNEENNTQKDSEKEKNDREKPQSTTKRKAVVPGPAEHPLQYNYTFWYSRRTPGRPTSSQSYEQNIKQIGTFASVEQFWRFYSHMVRPGDLTGHSDFHLFKEGIKPMWEDDANKNGGKWIIRLRKGLASRCWENLILAMLGEQFMVGEEICGAVVSVRFQEDIISIWNKTASDQATTARIRDTLRRVLNLPPNTIMEYKTHTDSIKDNSSFRNTKITL; via the exons ATGAACAACAAATTCGACGC ATTGAAAGATGATGATAGTGGAGACCATGACCAGAATGAGGAAAATAACACACAGAAAGAcagtgagaaggaaaagaacGATCGTGAGAAACCACAGAGTACTACCAAGAGGAAG GCTGTGGTGCCGGGGCCAGCTGAGCACCCCTTGCAGTACAACTACACCTTCTGGTACTCGCGACGCACCCCCGGGCGGCCCACCAGCTCCCAGAGCTACGAGCAGAACATCAAACAGATCGGCACCTTTGCCTCC GTGGAGCAGTTCTGGCGGTTTTACAGTCACATGGTACGTCCTGGGGACCTGACGGGCCACAGTGACTTCCATCTTTTCAAAGAGGGCATCAAACCCATGTGGGAG GATGATGCCAACAAAAATGGTGGTAAATGGATTATCCGTCTGCGGAAGGGCTTAGCATCACGGTGCTGGGAGAATCTTATTCTGGCTATGTTGGGAGAGCAGTTCATGGTGGGGGAAGAAATCTGTGGGGCCGTTGTCTCTGTCCGATTCCAG GAGGACATCATCTCCATATGGAACAAGACAGCCAGCGACCAGGCCACGACAGCCCGGATACGCGACACGTTACGAAGAGTGCTCAACCTACCTCCCAACACCATCATGGAATACAAAACCCACACCGACAGCATCAA
- the EIF4E2 gene encoding eukaryotic translation initiation factor 4E type 2 isoform X1, which yields MNNKFDALKDDDSGDHDQNEENNTQKDSEKEKNDREKPQSTTKRKAVVPGPAEHPLQYNYTFWYSRRTPGRPTSSQSYEQNIKQIGTFASVEQFWRFYSHMVRPGDLTGHSDFHLFKEGIKPMWEDDANKNGGKWIIRLRKGLASRCWENLILAMLGEQFMVGEEICGAVVSVRFQEDIISIWNKTASDQATTARIRDTLRRVLNLPPNTIMEYKTHTDSIKAWEEFHGLVNSSGR from the exons ATGAACAACAAATTCGACGC ATTGAAAGATGATGATAGTGGAGACCATGACCAGAATGAGGAAAATAACACACAGAAAGAcagtgagaaggaaaagaacGATCGTGAGAAACCACAGAGTACTACCAAGAGGAAG GCTGTGGTGCCGGGGCCAGCTGAGCACCCCTTGCAGTACAACTACACCTTCTGGTACTCGCGACGCACCCCCGGGCGGCCCACCAGCTCCCAGAGCTACGAGCAGAACATCAAACAGATCGGCACCTTTGCCTCC GTGGAGCAGTTCTGGCGGTTTTACAGTCACATGGTACGTCCTGGGGACCTGACGGGCCACAGTGACTTCCATCTTTTCAAAGAGGGCATCAAACCCATGTGGGAG GATGATGCCAACAAAAATGGTGGTAAATGGATTATCCGTCTGCGGAAGGGCTTAGCATCACGGTGCTGGGAGAATCTTATTCTGGCTATGTTGGGAGAGCAGTTCATGGTGGGGGAAGAAATCTGTGGGGCCGTTGTCTCTGTCCGATTCCAG GAGGACATCATCTCCATATGGAACAAGACAGCCAGCGACCAGGCCACGACAGCCCGGATACGCGACACGTTACGAAGAGTGCTCAACCTACCTCCCAACACCATCATGGAATACAAAACCCACACCGACAGCATCAA